From the Syntrophorhabdaceae bacterium genome, one window contains:
- the glp gene encoding gephyrin-like molybdotransferase Glp, which translates to MDFLKAITASEACRILDTFSLSPRTETVHIDNAYARVLARDIVSSESIPAFARSLVDGYAVRSRDTQGATETNPLFLIRTGAVRIGEQAEGRISGGDCVYVSTGSMMPSGSNAVVMQEYARQVTDGVEITRTVYEGEHVCHEGEDIKEGVIVLEMGRKLTAFDLGVLAALGQSSIPVYERPGIALISTGDEIVAVDEIPSPGKVRDINRYTVTALVEKTGARCEFLGHVADEIGEITEKLQSAGAYDMILISGGSSKGERDFITDSIEKLGGEILFHGINIKPGKPTIFGRLLEKPIFGLPGHPASCAMVAVRFVAPLATRLQGETRGQEITTQGVLATNVPSSYGIEEYVPVRLERAAAGVSVVPIFSKSAVVSSLAHAAGYIIVPQGTEGLEKGETVEVYFF; encoded by the coding sequence ATGGATTTTCTCAAAGCAATAACAGCAAGCGAGGCCTGCCGCATACTCGATACCTTTTCTCTGAGCCCGCGCACGGAGACGGTCCATATCGATAATGCCTATGCCAGGGTACTTGCCCGAGATATTGTTTCGAGCGAATCCATACCTGCCTTTGCACGTTCCCTTGTCGACGGGTACGCTGTGCGATCAAGGGACACACAGGGGGCGACAGAGACGAACCCTCTCTTTCTTATCAGGACAGGGGCCGTGCGGATTGGCGAGCAGGCAGAGGGGAGGATAAGTGGCGGCGATTGTGTTTATGTAAGCACCGGCTCCATGATGCCTTCTGGGTCGAACGCCGTTGTCATGCAGGAATACGCCCGTCAGGTTACGGACGGCGTAGAGATAACGAGAACGGTCTATGAGGGCGAACATGTCTGCCATGAGGGAGAAGACATTAAGGAAGGCGTCATTGTCCTTGAGATGGGCAGGAAGTTAACAGCCTTCGATCTGGGCGTACTCGCGGCGCTCGGTCAATCGAGCATCCCGGTCTATGAGAGGCCCGGCATTGCCCTTATCTCCACGGGTGACGAAATTGTCGCCGTTGATGAGATACCCTCACCGGGGAAGGTCCGGGATATTAACCGCTACACAGTAACGGCCCTTGTGGAAAAGACAGGAGCCCGTTGCGAGTTCCTGGGGCATGTGGCGGATGAGATCGGCGAGATAACGGAAAAGCTCCAATCGGCCGGAGCCTATGATATGATACTTATTTCGGGAGGGAGCTCCAAAGGCGAGAGAGATTTTATAACTGACTCCATTGAAAAGCTTGGTGGTGAGATTCTCTTCCACGGAATCAATATAAAACCGGGGAAGCCGACCATATTCGGAAGGCTTTTGGAAAAGCCCATATTCGGACTCCCGGGACATCCCGCCTCATGTGCCATGGTGGCGGTGCGTTTCGTCGCGCCGCTTGCGACAAGGCTTCAGGGTGAGACCCGGGGCCAAGAAATCACTACGCAGGGCGTACTGGCAACCAACGTGCCTTCGTCCTACGGTATCGAAGAGTATGTGCCGGTGAGATTGGAAAGGGCGGCCGCGGGCGTGAGCGTCGTGCCAATCTTCTCCAAATCGGCCGTGGTTTC
- a CDS encoding PIN domain-containing protein: MKRVILVDFENIQKLDFEHIDTTNTDILIFVGRSQTKIPFQLVEKAQGFGERLKWLKIAGDGKNNLDFHLAFELGRLVEQWNNQVELIILSKDSGYDSLIRYVNDIGVQTKRIANPAELSDSTKQLPTSNFTGTIVANLRKINVQKLPRTRTTLKKHIASLLRDKANSAEIDLIIEEMFVKGLLTLTNNRLKYSMDPAES, encoded by the coding sequence ATGAAGAGGGTAATCTTAGTTGATTTCGAAAACATACAGAAACTCGACTTCGAGCACATAGACACCACGAATACGGATATTTTGATCTTTGTGGGCCGCTCCCAGACGAAAATACCTTTTCAGCTCGTGGAGAAGGCGCAGGGCTTCGGTGAACGTCTGAAGTGGCTGAAGATCGCGGGCGATGGCAAGAACAACCTCGATTTTCATCTCGCCTTCGAGTTGGGGAGACTCGTAGAACAATGGAACAACCAGGTCGAGCTTATCATCCTCTCCAAAGATAGCGGATACGATTCCCTGATCAGATATGTCAACGATATTGGCGTCCAGACAAAGAGGATCGCAAACCCGGCCGAACTGTCCGACAGTACCAAACAGCTTCCCACGTCAAATTTTACCGGCACCATCGTGGCGAACCTGCGTAAAATCAACGTGCAGAAGCTTCCCCGGACCAGGACCACATTAAAAAAGCATATCGCCTCACTTCTGCGGGATAAAGCCAACTCGGCCGAGATCGACCTGATCATCGAAGAAATGTTTGTCAAAGGTCTCTTGACGCTCACCAACAATCGTCTCAAGTACTCCATGGACCCGGCGGAGTCTTGA
- a CDS encoding isochorismatase family cysteine hydrolase, with protein sequence MEIELRSSALILIDIQVGIVGMLPHSEQVKVLANLGRAISAARNAHVPVMHVTVGYRPGYPEVSARNTLVSRTKNAGRLLEKNPDAKICPEIEVRSEDIVVTKRRTSAFFGTDLEIILRTAEIDTLILAGVSTLVSVESTVRDAFDRDFRLIVLGDCCSDADVGAHEVALITILPRASTVCTTDELIAALQKGSRM encoded by the coding sequence ATGGAGATTGAACTTCGTTCATCTGCTTTAATCCTGATAGACATTCAAGTGGGGATTGTGGGCATGCTGCCGCACTCAGAGCAGGTCAAGGTCCTTGCCAATCTCGGCAGGGCCATAAGCGCCGCACGGAACGCTCATGTTCCTGTCATGCATGTGACTGTTGGTTATCGTCCCGGATACCCTGAAGTCTCAGCGCGTAATACCCTGGTGAGTAGAACGAAGAATGCTGGAAGGCTTCTGGAAAAAAACCCTGATGCAAAGATCTGCCCCGAAATAGAGGTCAGGTCGGAAGACATCGTTGTGACCAAGAGGAGAACCAGCGCCTTTTTCGGCACTGACCTGGAAATTATCCTGCGTACGGCTGAGATCGATACGCTCATCCTTGCCGGGGTGAGCACGCTCGTAAGCGTGGAATCGACCGTCCGCGATGCCTTCGATCGTGATTTTCGACTCATCGTGTTGGGGGATTGTTGCTCGGATGCGGACGTGGGCGCACATGAAGTCGCACTTATAACAATTCTTCCCCGGGCAAGCACAGTCTGTACCACAGACGAGCTCATAGCGGCCCTGCAAAAAGGGAGCAGGATGTGA